The following proteins are co-located in the Canis lupus baileyi chromosome Y unlocalized genomic scaffold, mCanLup2.hap1 SUPER_Y_unloc_8, whole genome shotgun sequence genome:
- the LOC140629725 gene encoding sex-determining region Y protein, translating into MFRALNCDDHGAAVQQNAFGFPRKSSDRWTDNSTSNYRCESGGNGRDSGRNRVRRPMNAFLVWSRDQRRKMALENPQMQNSEISKQLGYQWKMLTEAEKWPFFEEAQRLQAMHREKYPDYKYRPRRKATAQKSHKLLPAASSSMLCKQVHVDERFYPFTYTDSCSRAAHTRMEDQLSCSQPMSTARSLLQQEYHSSSASLRDSPETLAAQMSADASFYSK; encoded by the coding sequence ATGTTCAGGGCATTGAACTGCGATGATCACGGTGCAGCGGTACAACAAAATGCCTTCGGCTTTCCGAGAAAGTCTTCCGACCGTTGGACGGACAATTCAACCTCGAATTATCGGTGTGAAAGCGGAGGAAACGGTAGAGACAGCGGCCGCAATCGCGTCAGACGACCCATGAACGCATTCTTGGTGTGGTCTCGCGATCAAAGGCGCAAGATGGCTCTAGAGAATCCCCAAATGCAAAACTCAGAGATCAGCAAGCAGCTGGGGTACCAGTGGAAAATGCTTACAGAAGCCGAAAAATGGCCATTCTTCGAGGAGGCGCAGAGACTACAGGCCATGCACCGAGAGAAATACCCGGACTATAAATACCGACCTCGTCGGAAGGCCACGGCACAGAAAAGTCACAAATTGCTACCTGCAGCCTCCTCCTCCATGCTATGCAAGCAGGTGCACGTAGATGAGAGGTTCTACCCCTTCACCTACACGGACAGCTGTAGTAGGGCTGCACACACACGAATGGAGGACCAGTTAAGCTGCTCACAACCCATGAGCACAGCCAGGTCGCTGCTGCAACAGGAGTACCACAGCAGCTCCGCAAGCCTCCGTGACAGTCCGGAAACCTTGGCCGCACAGATGTCCGCTGACGCTTCTTTTTACTCTAAGTAA